In Mustela nigripes isolate SB6536 chromosome 2, MUSNIG.SB6536, whole genome shotgun sequence, a single window of DNA contains:
- the ACKR4 gene encoding atypical chemokine receptor 4 has protein sequence MTLEHNQSTDYYYEENEMNGTHDYSQYEVICIKEEVRKFAKVFLPAFFTIAFIIGIAGNSIVVAIYAYYKKQRTKTDVYILNLAVADLLLLFTLPFWAVNAVHGWVLGRIMCKVTSALYTVNFVSGMQFLACISIDRYWAVTKAPRQSGVGKPCWLICFCVWMAAILLSIPQLVFYTVNHKARCIPIFPYHLGTSVKASIQMLEICIGFVIPFLIMGVCYFVTARTLIRMPNIKKSRPLKVLLTVVIVFIVTQLPYNIVRFCQVIDIIYSLITDCDMSKRMDVAIQITESIALFHSCLNPILYVFMGASFKNYIMKVAKKYGSWRRQRQNAEEIPFDSEDLTEPTSTFSI, from the coding sequence ATGACTTTGGAACACAACCAGTCAACAGATTACTActatgaggaaaatgaaatgaatggcACTCATGACTACAGTCAGTATGAAGTGATTTGTATAAAAGAAGAAGTCAGAAAATTTGCAAAAGTTTTCTTGCCCGCCTTCTTCACAATAGCTTTCATCATTGGAATTGCAGGCAATTCCATAGTGGTGGCAATTTATGCCTATTACAAGAAGCAGAGAACCAAAACAGATGTGTACATCCTGAACTTGGCAGTGGCAGATTTGCTCCTTCTATTCACTCTGCCTTTTTGGGCAGTTAATGCAGTTCATGGATGGGTTTTAGGGAGAATCATGTGCAAAGTCACTTCAGCTTTGTATACAGTCAACTTTGTCTCTGGAATGCAGTTTCTGGCTTGTATCAGCATAGACAGATACTGGGCTGTAACTAAAGCCCCACGTCAATCAGGAGTGGGGAAACCATGCTGGCTTATCTGTTTCTGTGTCTGGATGGCTGCCATCTTGCTGAGTATACCTCAGCTGGTTTTTTATACAGTCAATCACAAGGCTAGGTGCATTCCCATCTTTCCGTATCACCTAGGAACGTCAGTGAAAGCATCAATTCAAATGCTGGAAATCTGCATTGGATTTGTAATACCCTTTCTTATTATGGGAGTGTGCTACTTTGTCACAGCAAGGACACTTATCAGGATGCCCAACATTAAAAAATCTCGTCCCCTCAAAGTTCTGCTCACAGTGGTTATAGTTTTTATTGTCACTCAGCTGCCTTATAACATTGTCCGGTTCTGCCAAGTCATAGACATCATCTACTCTCTGATCACCGACTGCGACATGAGCAAACGCATGGATGTTGCCATCCAAATCACAGAAAGCATTGCACTCTTTCACAGCTGCCTCAACCCAATCCTGTATGTTTTCATGGGAGCCTCTTTCAAAAACTACATtatgaaagttgctaagaaataCGGGTCCTGgagaagacaaagacaaaacGCGGAGGAGATTCCTTTTGATTCAGAAGATCTTACAGAGCCAACCAGTACTTTCAGCATTTAA